From a single Nematostella vectensis chromosome 3, jaNemVect1.1, whole genome shotgun sequence genomic region:
- the LOC5519955 gene encoding 5-hydroxytryptamine receptor 6, with product MENQTANSDIANLTTSINKQNLNSYFSSHYQTWFWVLHALISALTVVGNGLVICVILCKRSLLEETSPNGRSILSLAVADFCVGVFNAPVKFICVFWSKCGYLTWAIYSFFGNAFMNASVLNLCVLTCDRYIAIVHPYKHAGQAGITRGLSLLAWTISFALQIPDLLGHVGATREASVEFNSVYIISLNILPTLWMMYAYARILLVVRKHHLQIRKLERQISSNAVEALGRTSTKSGKPKSVAHGARSFKTVGVVVAIFLVCNSFYLYVMACFYLAKLCSCSLGLTSIMVLLRYLNSAVNVFVYAFMKNNFQRELKRAFHFDRMRINQDGDNQTGSEGSASRLKRINRFLLEKDKVTSTC from the coding sequence ATGGAAAATCAGACGGCTAACAGCGACATTGCGAATCTCACCACCAGCATCAATAAACAAAACCTAAACAGTTACTTCTCGAGTCACTACCAGACATGGTTCTGGGTTCTTCACGCGCTAATTTCCGCACTGACCGTCGTGGGAAATGGTCTGGTGATATGCGTTATCCTGTGTAAGAGATCTCTTCTGGAGGAGACGTCTCCGAATGGCCGGTCCATTCTCTCGCTGGCGGTGGCAGATTTCTGCGTGGGTGTATTCAACGCCCCTGTTAAGTTTATCTGCGTGTTTTGGTCAAAGTGTGGATACCTTACATGGGCAATCTACTCGTTTTTCGGCAACGCGTTTATGAATGCGTCCGTTCTCAACCTTTGCGTGTTGACCTGCGATAGGTACATTGCCATTGTTCATCCGTACAAACACGCGGGTCAGGCGGGAATCACGCGTGGGCTCTCGTTACTTGCGTGGACCATCTCATTCGCGCTTCAAATTCCAGACCTCCTGGGCCACGTTGGCGCCACGCGCGAGGCGTCTGTTGAGTTTAACTCCGTGTATATAATCAGCCTTAACATCCTTCCCACGCTATGGATGATGTACGCGTACGCGCGCATTTTATTAGTGGTCCGTAAGCACCACCTTCAGATTCGCAAATTAGAACGGCAGATTTCTAGCAATGCCGTAGAAGCACTGGGAAGAACCTCAACGAAATCGGGAAAACCCAAAAGCGTAGCGCATGGCGCCAGAAGCTTCAAGACGGTTGGCGTTGTAGTCGCCATATTCCTTGTGTGTAATAGCTTTTATCTCTACGTGATGGCGTGCTTTTATCTCGCTAAATTATGTAGCTGCTCGCTTGGTTTGACTAGTATTATGGTCTTGTTGAGGTATTTGAACTCTGCTGTTAATGTCTTTGTGTATGCGTTTATGAAGAACAATTTCCAAAGGGAATTAAAGAGAGCTTTTCATTTCGACCGAATGAGGATAAATCAAGATGGCGACAATCAAACTGGTTCAGAAGGATCAGCGTCTAGGTTGAAAAGGATAAATAGATTTCTACTAGAGAAAGACAAAGTGACTAGTACTTGTTAA
- the LOC5519956 gene encoding ornithine decarboxylase antizyme 2 encodes ITYPQRRSVRLRSLQLQRSTLRRNREANFFPLNCYYRIFCILYCLGSQLVTISPHKEKENQDPRQKFPGKSSKQPWSHQCIVSITCDTGWSGIPDVRFDEASSIDGDGGGEDSEDDNISFYTLFLGKEDDLKECSPPHQIQFFCFHLKTGDHEVAEWSAAHTKNCLYVQVPEGEIPQGSKECFISLLEYAEEKLECSHVFICLRKAREDRVPLMRTFMFMGFETVVPGHFLCPKNEDYIFMAYTIE; translated from the exons ATAACTTACCCCCAGCGGAGATCCGTTCGTCTTCGCTCGCTCCAACTCCAGCGCTCGACTTTACGTCGCAATCGGGAAGCGAATTTCTTCCCCCTAAACTGTTATTATAGAATCTTTTGTATTCTATACTGCTTAGGCAGTCAGCTAGTTACAATTTCGCCtcacaaagaaaaagaaaatcaggACCCAAGGCAGAAATTTCCGGGGAAAAGTTCCAAACAACCCT GGAGTCATCAATGCATTGTATCCATCACATGCGACACTGGCTGGAGTGGTATTCCTGACGTCCGTTTCGATGAAGCTTCTTCCATTGACGGGGACGGGGGTGGGGAGGATTCAGAAGATGATAATATATCATTCTACACACTCTTTTTA GGTAAAGAAGACGACCTGAAAGAGTGCTCCCCACCCCATCAAATTCAGTTCTTCTGTTTTCATCTCAAGACTGGTGACCATGAGGTTGCAGAATGGTCTGCGGCCCATACGAAAAACTGCCTTTATGTCCAGGTGCCAGAGGGGGAAATCCCACAAGGCAGCAAAGAGTG CTTCATCTCCCTGTTGGAGTATGCTGAGGAGAAGCTTGAATGCTCCCATGTCTTTATTTGTCTGAGGAAGGCCAGGGAAGACAGAG TGCCATTGATGCGAACCTTCATGTTCATGGGCTTTGAGACAGTTGTACCAGGGCACTTTCTCTGTCCAAAGAACGAAGACTACATATTCATGGCCTACACCATTGAGTAA
- the LOC5519951 gene encoding U1 small nuclear ribonucleoprotein A, whose protein sequence is MENPPNQTIYIKNLNEKIKKEELKKSLYAIFSQFGPILDIVALKTLKMRGQAFVVFKDIGSATNALRSMQGFPFYDKPMRIQYAKGKSDAVAKAEGTFVPREKKPKEKRKAPENAARPAKKVPIAVPVMGVIPQAMPGMVPPVMAPAGAPIAAPMAIPTQQPDLPNNILFLTNLPMETTELMLSMLFNQFPGFKEVRLVPGRSDISFVEFENEVQAGTAKDALQGFRITPTNAMSISYAKK, encoded by the exons ATGGAAAACCCTCCGAACCAGACGATCTACATAAAAAACCTGAACGAGAAGATCAAGAAAGAGG AGTTGAAGAAGTCCCTGTATGCTATTTTCTCCCAATTTGGGCCAATCCTGGACATTGTGGCTCTGAAGACCCTCAAGATGAGAGGCCAAGCGTTTGTTGTCTTCAAGGACATAGGAAGTGCAACAAATGCACTCAGGTCTATGCAGGGTTTTCCGTTTTATGACAAGCCTATG CGGATTCAATATGCCAAGGGGAAGTCAGATGCTGTAGCCAAGGCAGAAGGGACATTTGTACCAAGGGAAAAGAAaccaaaagagaaaagaaaggcTCCTGAGAATG CTGCTCGTCCAGCAAAGAAGGTGCCTATTGCAGTGCCTGTGATGGGGGTTATCCCACAGGCCATGCCAGGAATGGTGCCGCCAGTTATGGCCCCAG CAGGTGCGCCCATTGCTGCTCCTATGGCCATACCAACTCAACAGCCCGACTTGCCTAACAACATCCTGTTCTTGACCAACCTTCCAATGGAAACAACAGAACTCATGTTATCCATGCTGTTTAACCA ATTCCCTGGTTTCAAGGAAGTCCGTCTGGTACCAGGTCGCTCAGACATCTCATTCGTAGAGTTTGAGAATGAAGTTCAAGCCGGCACGGCCAAAGACGCTTTACAGGGCTTCAGGATAACTCCTACGAATGCCATGAGTATATCATATGCGAAGAAGTAA
- the LOC5519963 gene encoding CUB and peptidase domain-containing protein 2, translating to MKTALIALLAATLPFLCSAECGVKPGGSRIVGGTEAPINGWPWQAMLLRSPNGDQFCGGSLIDPGWVLTAAHCLVGEQPDSVVVRLGAHYRSNTTVGTEKDIKVAQIIPHKNYHSPIEMANDIALLKLENPAYLGNGTGTVCLANNNTHLPVDEFGKCYITGWGSLSSNGAAPDRLMQASVPLVSKSRCDTGNYTGKIHESMLCAGLEQGGVDSCQGDSGGPLVCEDTNGRWHLEGVTSWGYGCAAPRMYGVYASVRYLRDWINGVMKGTVTAPTALPPAHTNTPATPFPGGCRDEIPDCLAWMPEVCSEGDDWSSLCSKSCNKC from the exons ATGAAGACTGCTTTGATTGCCCTGCTCGCCGCCACTCTGCCCTTTCTCTGCTCCGCAG AGTGTGGCGTGAAGCCTGGTGGGAGCCGTATTGTTGGAGGGACCGAGGCCCCCATTAACGGGTGGCCGTGGCAGGCGATGCTTCTTCGATCTCCCAATGGGGACCAGTTCTGCGGGGGCTCGCTCATTGACCCCGGATGGGTGCTTACGGCAGCGCACTGTCTGGTGGGAGAACAACCCGATTCCGTCGTTGTGAG ACTGGGAGCACACTACAGATCCAACACAACAGTAGGCACCGAAAAAGACATCAAAGTCGCCCAGATAATCCCCCACAAAAACTACCACTCCCCAATTGAGATGGCTAATGATATCGCACTGCTGAAGCTAGAAAATCCCGCCTATTTGGGTAATGGTACGGGTACAGTGTGCTTGGCAAATAACAACACTCACCTCCCTGTGGATGAATTTGGAAAGTGTTATATTACTGGTTGGGGATCACTGTCTTCGAATGGAGCTGCTCCTGATAGGCTGATGCAGGCTTCCGTTCCGTTGGTTTCCAAATCTCGCTGCGACACTGGTAATTACACAGGAAAG ATACACGAGAGCATGCTGTGCGCAGGCCTGGAACAAGGGGGTGTGGACTCGTGCCAAGGCGACTCGGGTGGACCGCTGGTCTGTGAGGACACAAACGGGCGCTGGCACCTGGAAGGAGTTACTAGTTGGGGCTATGGCTGTGCTGCTCCTCGAATGTACGGCGTCTACGCGAGCGTGCGTTACTTGCGCGACTGGATAAACGGAGTTATGAAGGGTACTGTAACAG CACCCACAGCCCTACCTCCAGCACACACGAATACACCTGCAACCCCATTTCCCG GTGGTTGTAGGGACGAAATCCCCGACTGCTTGGCGTGGATGCCTGAAGTGTGTTCCGAGGGTGACGACTGGTCCAGTCTCTGCAGTAAGAGCTGCAACAAAT GCTGA
- the LOC125561225 gene encoding uncharacterized protein LOC125561225 — protein MSTSPNARAKTAAKTERRNVKFGRKRFTARKGSAPTLRQLSPEGRESTSGDYLADLSYGKWARENDEVGRDVKSEKKKLVSPKRKPKRSPVKDNWVYLQEESVRVHSASPCCSPTPAVFHGEQVDEEESGIVQKEDYSGIQTSQFVTENESSVSGPPKAKELEGTATDTRGENSPHAEIPWTDGDDRIGENANRYEDRRVSNYAERQPFRATRSLDYSSDIKAISLLEPPSAARPIENPGDLSDSSSPDHPSDVTCDNSLGNVKPAWELGKMFKLNKDFPMDILKDQAKPSGINERMESSRKIPEWMTERHYVNLSLNLRPLSPSVKTCRITLPTHFPGVVTKQAHKKDQPESDSESSADDFDFTSLQDVERYEEMQKEKSHLLEVPDVGRINLVSSNSSSPRSCRSECSTPAELLAMTAASSEYLAARVVTELKTSLLEPEDDHQGYECVTPTNIRRRRHSMFATYSPIPPRSKSATVDVPLALPLLTHGIDKAKSLPDLENDRLFESRRMFVSFRENSPHVDTVNLRGKGEVAARCRRINRLIGRREDRQTRLDLGLEPKVKKKVRVRRWVKECHQTLSSA, from the coding sequence ATGTCAACCAGCCCTAACGCCAGGGCGAAAACTGCTGCAAAGACCGAACGCAGAAATGTAAAGTTCGGCCGAAAGAGATTTACTGCGCGAAAAGGATCGGCTCCTACACTTCGACAGCTTTCTCCCGAAGGACGCGAATCCACAAGCGGGGATTATCTCGCTGATTTGAGCTATGGTAAGTGGGCTAGAGAGAACGACGAGGTCGGCAGAGATGTGAAATCAGAGAAGAAAAAACTAGTTTCCCCAAAGAGAAAGCCAAAGAGATCTCCAGTTAAGGATAACTGGGTGTATTTACAGGAAGAAAGCGTGAGGGTACATTCAGCCTCTCCTTGCTGTAGTCCGACTCCTGCTGTCTTTCATGGCGAGCAAGTTGACGAGGAAGAATCTGGAATTGTCCAGAAGGAAGACTATTCTGGGATTCAAACTTCACAATTTGTGACTGAAAATGAAAGTTCCGTGTCGGGTCCACCTAAAGCTAAGGAACTTGAAGGAACAGCTACCGACACTCGAGGTGAGAACAGCCCTCACGCGGAAATACCGTGGACAGACGGTGATGATCGTATCGGCGAAAATGCGAATAGATATGAGGACCGACGCGTCTCTAACTATGCAGAAAGACAACCATTTAGGGCGACTAGATCGCTCGACTATTCTAGTGATATCAAAGCTATAAGTTTGCTGGAACCTCCTAGTGCAGCAAGACCCATAGAAAACCCCGGAGACCTAAGCGATTCAAGCTCGCCAGATCATCCCAGTGACGTAACATGTGACAACTCCTTGGGCAACGTCAAACCGGCCTGGGAGTTGGGCAAGATGTTTAAGCTCAACAAAGACTTCCCAATGGATATCCTCAAGGACCAAGCCAAACCTTCCGGGATAAATGAGCGGATGGAGAGTTCTAGAAAGATTCCCGAGTGGATGACAGAAAGGCATTACGTGAACCTCTCTCTCAACCTTCGCCCACTTTCACCAAGCGTCAAGACGTGCAGGATTACACTACCGACGCACTTTCCTGGAGTCGTCACTAAACAAGCGCATAAGAAAGATCAACCCGAGAGTGACTCGGAATCATCCGCCGACGATTTTGACTTCACGTCACTTCAAGACGTCGAAAGGTACGAAGAGATGCAGAAAGAAAAGTCCCATTTGTTGGAGGTGCCAGACGTTGGGCGAATAAATCTTGTGAGTTCTAACTCCTCGTCGCCGCGCTCTTGTCGCTCGGAGTGCTCCACGCCGGCCGAGTTACTCGCGATGACGGCCGCATCAAGCGAGTACCTTGCGGCCCGAGTCGTCACCGAGCTCAAAACGAGTCTTCTCGAGCCCGAGGATGACCACCAAGGATACGAGTGCGTGACACCTACGAACATCAGGCGGAGGCGGCATAGCATGTTTGCGACTTACTCGCCCATCCCGCCACGTTCTAAATCAGCCACAGTAGACGTTCCTTTAGCGCTACCCTTGCTAACCCACGGCATAGACAAGGCAAAGAGTTTACCCGACCTCGAGAATGATCGGTTATTCGAGTCCAGGAGAATGTTTGTTAGTTTCCGAGAGAATTCGCCCCACGTCGATACCGTCAACCTCAGAGGAAAAGGCGAGGTGGCCGCGCGCTGCCGAAGAATCAATAGACTTATCGGGCGTAGAGAGGACAGGCAGACTAGGCTTGACCTTGGCCTGGAACCCAAGGTCAAGAAGAAGGTCAGAGTTAGACGATGGGTGAAGGAGTGCCACCAGACGTTGTCGTCTGCATAA
- the LOC5519958 gene encoding ankyrin repeat domain-containing protein 46: protein MNKSPKKLINQSKEIILRQAIEDNDLAQVKFVLRFHIGRINDQDENRMTALHHSCLYGRIEIVRLLLEHGADLEVRDSKGWTALHFAANGGFLDVTSLLLSSCADAAALSYDGQLSIDVATGEGMVFLLASAIIRAGKEEILLRYFGGSTTSLRSIEEESASCVSLNDTVSQEILRASQQFLAHDPKTLRSSTSECALGFKTKTLYASTNKQLRKSYEPMMENAQSDKRTSKELRSFDSAFAPGVLRRLAVSETNLNRSSTQGDPNNNNVCGSPINRATNYYDLKTAVEPEPDWDEIVM, encoded by the coding sequence ATGAATAAGTCGCCCAAAAAGCTGATTAACCAAAGCAAAGAGATCATCTTAAGACAAGCGATCGAAGACAACGACCTAGCGCAAGTTAAATTCGTGCTACGCTTCCACATTGGGAGAATCAATGACCAAGACGAGAATCGAATGACCGCATTGCATCACAGCTGCTTGTACGGTAGGATAGAAATAGTCAGGTTGCTACTCGAGCACGGAGCAGACCTGGAGGTAAGGGACTCTAAAGGTTGGACCGCGCTGCATTTCGCCGCAAATGGTGGCTTCCTTGATGTCACTAGTCTGCTGTTGTCGTCGTGCGCGGACGCCGCGGCGTTATCATACGACGGGCAGCTTTCCATCGACGTCGCCACAGGCGAAGGAATGGTATTCCTGTTGGCTTCTGCGATCATTAGAGCAGGTAAGGAAGAAATACTGCTCAGGTACTTTGGCGGCTCTACCACAAGTCTACGCTCCATAGAGGAGGAGAGTGCGAGCTGTGTGTCATTGAATGACACTGTTTCGCAGGAGATTTTACGAGCTAGTCAGCAATTCCTGGCGCATGACCCTAAGACTCTTAGATCATCAACGAGCGAGTGCGCACTTGGTTTCAAGACCAAGACTCTGTACGCGAGCACAAATAAACAGCTCCGAAAGAGTTACGAGCCCATGATGGAAAACGCGCAAAGCGATAAACGAACTAGCAAGGAGCTTCGAAGCTTTGATTCGGCATTTGCGCCGGGTGTACTGAGAAGGCTAGCGGTGAGCGAGACAAACCTGAACAGGTCTAGCACCCAGGGTGATcctaataataacaatgtCTGCGGATCACCCATCAACAGGGCTACGAACTATTACGATCTTAAGACTGCTGTTGAACCAGAGCCAGACTGGGATGAAATCGTGATGTAA